From Quercus lobata isolate SW786 chromosome 11, ValleyOak3.0 Primary Assembly, whole genome shotgun sequence:
GAGAATGGTAGTGAAGAGGAGGAGGATGAGAATGGTAATATTCGCTGACTTTAAAACTGAAGTATTATTGTTCTTTGATACGAGAAATTGCTACccataattataaaattttacttattatCTTTATGCCAATACATTATGGTAATCAAGGGCTTTGTAGAATTTAGCTAGCTTCCAATAGTTTCCCCCCCAACCCTTTTGATTCTGATGCTTAAATCTTgatcatcattcttgtgaagttGTGCTGCATTATATTCCCTGGGTTGGttcttaattaaatatttttaaaaattgcataGTTTACTGAAGCAGAGTACTTCTCTTCTATTTGACCATGTTGAAGTTTAGGTGCCTGTAGTCTTTCTTCAGCAAGTTCAGGTTCTCATTGAATTATATTCCATTTCATAGGATTCATGAGGAATTCACCTGTTGAATAAGGTTGATGGGGATGGGACTACCTTATTTacaaaaatcatgaaaattgcTAGTTATTCAGATGGTTTACTTGTTGCCTATTCACATTGTTTCATTTGTTGAGAAGAGATCTAGTGAACCACTGATGCATAGTCAAATCTGAATCTGCATGTGATCACTCAGCAGTGAATTGTTCCTTGATGAAGCGAATGCATCAAATCTGTTGGAGTTTATATCCCGGGGAACACAAAATATCTAGAAATTCTGAATAAGAATgtaaaaagttttatatttttaaactctTGATTGTTGTCATAAACGTTATTGactttcaatttcaattcaGATCCTCAATATTGAAGTTATGTCTAAGAGATGTTTGACTGTATTTTCCTTCTGAAAATTAGAATTTGGATGGATGCCAAGTGTTAGGAATTTTATTTCTGGTTCTCTTTATTTCCTATAAttttactttgattttttttgcagaaACTTCACAATCAAAGAAATTTCGACATGGCAAATATGGTAAAGATCCAACAGTGGAGACTAGCTTTCTGCCTGACAGGTGTGgtatctctctctcctccttccCCCtggctctctctctccctctgtgGTTTTGGTACTAACGTGTGATCTTAGAGGTGATGAGGATACGCTTTCAGTGAGAGGGAGGCAGAGGAGCAAGCTGAACGTGAAAGGCTGCAGAGACGGTGGTTTCTTGAGCAGGAGCAGATTCGAAGTAATTATGTGTTCTGATACCTGATAAAATTAACGTGAATGAATGAAAACTAAGTTCCTACTGAATCAAGCTTTTTGTGTATTTCAGATGAGCCTCTTCAAATTACTTACAGTTACTGGGATGGAGCTGGGCATAGGCGGGTGCTTCAGGTGAGTAGTGGTTACCTGAACTGCATATTATTAAAACTGCTTGTagttctctctttctcaaattttttaggTGATTGATGTTAGTGtaccctaaagaaaaaaagaaatgagagagagatcatAATATTCTTCTTCCTGGCCCGTTTTCTAATCATTTAGGTACGGAAGGGGGATACCATAGGAGAGTTCCTTCGGGCTGTACAGCAGCAACTTGCACCTGAGTTTCGAGAAATTAGGACAACCTCAGTGGAGAATTTGCTTTATGTGAAAGAAGATCTTATCATTCCCCATGTAAGATACTATTGAAAACAAGAATTTAGTTATGGTTGTGATATTATGCTGCTGAACATGTACTAACTAATTCGATTCCTCTTGGTTCCATGATTTTGTAATTGCAGCAGCATAGTTTCTATGAGCTAATCGTGAACAAGGCTAGGGGCAAAAGTGGACCGgtatcaactttttcaaatttactcctcttttaatttgttgtgtgttcttattttccttttttggtttttggaatTAAAAGTGGGGTTGGGGGGGACCTTGTGTTCGCACATGCTATCTTGCTGGTTGTTTACCCACGTTTCAACTAGTAACTGAATTAACCGAGGAGAAAAATAAGAGATGAGTATTTTGTATTCTGTTTGAGTATCttgcaaatataattttactCGCTTATGccttattttgggttttatagtGGGTTTCAGCTTGCAACACTTGGTTTGTGTTAGATTCACACTTTCATGACAACCTAACAAGTGAAAAGTAATGGTGTTGTGTGCTTTTGGAAGTCTTACATTCTTGTTTTCTAAGATTTAAGGAAAATAAAGTTTTATGCAGCAGTATATGACTGATAAATGAGAAGATTTTGTAAGATGGTGGATTTTTAGTTGCCAGTCAGGTTTTGTTACATCAAAACTTAATTCATTTGCAGATGACCAAGAAATTGGGCTCTATAATTAAAACAAGCAGCTGTGGGCATTTTAAAACAATTCTTTagctgtctctctctctctcgttgcAGGGTTTATAGTTTGTATTTGATTGGGGTGacttatttatcattttttggggggggggttcTGTGCAGCTTTTCCACTTTGATGTGCATGAGGACGTGCGAACAATTGCTGATGCAACAATAGAAAAGGATGAGGTACATTTCATTCCTGCCTTATCATTATCTATCTCTTATCTTTTGTAAATTTAACATTTCCAGAATCGAATATTGAAACACATGCACAACCAAGCCTGAAATATGGCTTCGATGATGTAAACATGGTGGTTAGGGCCATTTAGGAAATTCCCAATGCTGTGTGTGGGCCCTGACAGTATAGTATCGGGTGAGAGATCATGGGTTCTAATCTCTTGGGGTGAGTTAAATTATAAAgcaaaataaggaaaaaaagaagggggggCGGGGGGCATGTAAGGTTGGAGCATCTGTGTTGAATCTTCCCTATTATgtgtaattaaaatttcttgcatCTCTTTGTGTCAATTCACTAATATTCTTGAACCTTCTGACAGTCTCATGCTGGGAAAGTTGTCGAGAGGCACTGGTACGAAAAGAACAAGCATATTTTCCCTGCTTCAAGATGGGAGGTGTGTTTTTCACTGAGTcataaattttagatttgaCCTATCACTGCATGTATGGCACCCTCAGCTGTCAATCTAGGTTGTCTATAACTACCCCAGCATCTCAGTTCTCATTCTAGAACAATTGTTTCAGAAATATCCACTTGACTTCAATCTGTTCAGGAGCTTAGATAGTTAGTGTGATTACTTTTGTTTGGAGTGCTTATAGCTTATCTGAAGAGTGCTACTCGTCTGGGAGTGCAATAGACAAGCAGCATGATGCTCCTTAGATGTTTTCTAATcacttcttttttatctttgttttggCAGATATATGACCCAACGAGAAAATGGGAGCGTTATACCATCCATGGGGATTGATTATTTGTCAAAGACATTACCAGATCAAGAACTTTAAGATATGTTTCGAAAGCAGTAGAACCCTATTTTATCATCAGTTGTTTGGGCTCGATTTTTGAATTGTTATGACTTACCTACCAGTTAAGAATGGGAGTTTTAGTTCCTTTACTCTTTTAAGTAATTCGCATACAAATCATGGAAAATGCTTGAAATAGATTGTAGAGACCGTTATTAGTTATAATCTTCTCCCACTCTTCTGTTTTGTGCTTATAATCTGCCTGCCTTCTGCAAGTTTTACCATACGGGAAAGAAGGAATTTATGTCAGAGAAACATATAGACAATACTGGTATGATCAGACTAATTTTGTTTGTGGAAGGAAGCTATtcaaaatattcataattgAAGGTTTTGAAACGGTTTTCTTAAAAGGGATTCAATCACTTTACCGTTCAAGTGAAGCGTCTGCCCTAGAAATTGTTGTGGAAGACTTATTTTTGGctttatttagaaataaattGCACTGAACATTTTGTGATATTTAagcatatataataaataagatTGGGTCATGATTAATTTTGAACTCGGTGCACCACATTAGTCCCCTAGCCTGGATGACCCTCAACTATGGGCACCTAGTTTACATGAAGAATTTCACAGCTCATATTCACCTAACGCTATTCAACTAgaactatttaaattattaataagaGCAACCAAATTCCCTCTTAATTATTGCTCCATTATGTATGTTGTAGAATGTCAAGAACTCCAATTATGGCATAAAAtgtaaaaggaataaaaattcATCTAACATAATTTGTCAACataattgtttatttctttctcaatttcACATAACCGGTGCTTTAGTAGCTGTAAAGATATGGAAAGAGCAGTGATTCCATCCATGCTATTTGATTTTCCCAGCTCACTAAGATACACTGCTACTGTTTAACAAAGGACAGACTGACACCAACCCGTACAAGTTGCAAAgtagtgaaaatattttgttgatttttcatGGGTTGAAGCAGAGTAGAAACTTTTGTACCAAGGATGATTTCAcctgcttaaaaaaaaaaaaaaaaacatggattAAAATGAAAACCAACTAAAATGATTAAGCTAAAAAAcgaattaaaatgaaatatgcTGTAGCCTATAGACATGAACTCAGTAAGATTTAGAACTATATTTAGAAAACCAATATATTCATGCTgttgaaatgaaaagaaaaagtaggacCCAAAAAACAGAAGTAATTAAGACCCCAAACTCGTACAAAGTTGCAAAGCAGTGAAAATATTTATGTTGATTTTTCATTAGTTGAAGCAGAGTAGAAACTTTTGCTCCACGGTTAATTTCacctgccaaaaaaaaaaagcaaaggagAATAGGGAGAGACAACCAACTAAAATGATTAaagcccaaaacataaaaaatgaattaaaatgaATATGTAGTGTACATAAACTCATTAAAGCAACATTTAGAACTATGTTTCTGCTGTTAACCAATAAATTTAAGCTGTagaaattaaaaggaaaaaagtaggaccaaaaaataattagaaagaccccaaaaaaaggggagaaGAAGGAAGAACAAACTGTGAAATAAAACTCATTGcttaatttattgataacagaGGCAAAAATTAAGAGTCCACCACAAGATGAAGCAGAAAAGAATTTACCTGTAATATAATAAGCAAATAGGTTGTGAGTTCAAAGcataataaataattgaaaagaaTAGATAAGAGCTTCATTCTAATCAAAAGAAGAATTACCCTTACATTGATTAGGGAAATATtttgttgtaaatattattaggggaaaaattgaattaattggaGGGAgagatttgaaagaaaagaaaggtccATAAGATATTTCAATAATGCAAGTGCAGGAATTCATTGTTCTTAGCTAATGATGATTATCATTACCAGTAATTTGTAAATACAAGGGAAGGCACATGTTGGACTTTGTAAAAATCGGGTCCTCCTTTCTCAAGCCTATCTGTGAATGACTTCGGCATGAAATTGATCTCCAATTCCTGGAGGGTTGTGACGAACCTCAATCCATCTGGAATAGCCTTCAATCCCCAGCAGTTATCAATTCTCAAATGGCAGAGACTGGGCATGGCTCCTTCCTTCACCCTCCACTCCTTTATGTTTATATTAACAAGGATAAGATACTGAAGCAAAAGAAATCCTCCTTCAGAACAAACCATATCCTTcccaaagaaagagagaaaagagaggtcAAGGGTTTTTAAGTAGGGCAACTTCTCTAAGGTTGGCATTGGGTCTTCTTTAAGATGAGAGAACTTTAATTCCAACTCGGCAAGATTTGGAGAGAATTGACAAGTTTCTAGAAGTTTCAGAATAGGGTAGTTAACAAATAGCTGATATAAATGTGGACAGCTTGGTACTAGTATTTGTATTGCATGTGACGCTTCACCATTGACGTGAACTTTGAAGCCCAGAATCCGAAGATGGTTGAGTCGGAAACTTGTGGCCATTTTGAT
This genomic window contains:
- the LOC115969328 gene encoding protein XAP5 CIRCADIAN TIMEKEEPER, whose protein sequence is MSGMGDGYVGTAQDAVRIRKLEKQREAERRKIQELKDKSASSKGQPGLLQFGKSRAEILETAFKKETVGLVTREEYVEKRINIRTKIEEEEKEKLQKQQQEEEELQLKKRKQRKIKGNSRLSFTDDIENGSEEEEDENETSQSKKFRHGKYGKDPTVETSFLPDSEREAEEQAERERLQRRWFLEQEQIRNEPLQITYSYWDGAGHRRVLQVRKGDTIGEFLRAVQQQLAPEFREIRTTSVENLLYVKEDLIIPHQHSFYELIVNKARGKSGPLFHFDVHEDVRTIADATIEKDESHAGKVVERHWYEKNKHIFPASRWEIYDPTRKWERYTIHGD
- the LOC115967547 gene encoding probable disease resistance RPP8-like protein 2 isoform X1, which gives rise to MATSFRLNHLRILGFKVHVNGEASHAIQILVPSCPHLYQLFVNYPILKLLETCQFSPNLAELELKFSHLKEDPMPTLEKLPYLKTLDLSFLSFFGKDMVCSEGGFLLLQYLILVNINIKEWRVKEGAMPSLCHLRIDNCWGLKAIPDGLRFVTTLQELEINFMPKSFTDRLEKGGPDFYKVQHVPSLVFTNYW
- the LOC115967547 gene encoding probable disease resistance RPP8-like protein 2 isoform X2, whose product is MATSFRLNHLRILGFKVHVNGEASHAIQILVPSCPHLYQLFVNYPILKLLETCQFSPNLAELELKFSHLKEDPMPTLEKLPYLKTLDLSFLSFFGKDMVCSEGGFLLLQYLILVNINIKEWRVKEGAMPSLCHLRIDNCWGLKAIPDGLRFVTTLQELEINFMPKSFTDRLEKGGPDFYKVQHVPSLVFTNYW